One stretch of Arachis hypogaea cultivar Tifrunner chromosome 20, arahy.Tifrunner.gnm2.J5K5, whole genome shotgun sequence DNA includes these proteins:
- the LOC112784454 gene encoding receptor-like serine/threonine-protein kinase SD1-8, giving the protein MPFTAWKSHWYKLTTSNTFSEAAIISFFNIVTSVDTLTATQSLGINQTLVSSKQVFEFGFFNGTNNSTWYLGIWYKDIPQRTVVWVANRDTPLKDTNGTLKIGARGNLVLLDHAGNAIWSSNETTATNPVLQLLDTGNLILREANKNGAIDGNYLWQSFDYPTDTLLPGMKLGWNLDTGIELYITSWKSQDDPSSGDFSFRMEKLGLPEIFLWNNQVKVHRSGPWNGVRFSEIPVVSSNAVLQDNMSVDSHEVYYILSAINQSKFSRKTVSWNGEIQRLVWVESSQSWKKLWFAPSGECDKYGICGPYGICDSNAFPVCSCIQGFSVKNQTEWDFRDFSNGCVRKTRLDCGRDKFLKLQHVEPPETTRVFVNRSMTLQECEAMCLKNCSCTAYANVEITDGGTGCVMWSDELLDTRMFSVAGQDLFIRLASSDVVDINNGSGGSSGKNNNVGKIVGITFGAVASVILGLSLFLLWKKRKLKSIWQRKTNQKGSYERPQRIERVISASRELSGERTMDDLELPLFDFTTLTMATNNFSEGNKLGEGGFGSVYRGRLVEGLEIAVKRLSKSSGQGNEEFKNEVKSMAKLQHRNLVRLFGCCIEKEEQMLVYEYMENNSLESILFDKDKCCLLDWQMRFDIICGISRGLLYLHQDSRLRIIHRDLKASNILLDREMNPKISDFGMARIFCSDQTQANTRRVVGTYGYMSPEYAMDGLFSVKSDVFSFGVLVLEIISGKKNKGFYSSEEINLLGHAWRLWKEGRALELIDSSFGDSYSETEVLRCIQVGLICVQERAEDRPTISSVVLMLSSENASMPQPRNPGFVLGKSPAETVSSSANEEEYSVNQVTITVVDGR; this is encoded by the exons ATGCCTTTTACAGCATGGAAAAGTCATTGGTACAAGTTAACTACTAGTAACACGTTTTCAGAGGCAGCAATAAT TTCCTTTTTCAATATTGTAACCTCTGTGGATACCTTAACTGCAACACAGTCACTTGGGATCAACCAAACACTTGTATCCTCAAAGCAGGTGTTTGAGTTCGGCTTCTTCAATGGAACCAACAACTCCACATGGTACTTAGGAATATGGTACAAGGACATTCCTCAAAGAACAGTGGTTTGGGTTGCAAACCGAGACACCCCACTTAAGGATACCAATGGAACTCTCAAGATTGGAGCAAGGGGGAACCTTGTTCTTCTTGATCATGCAGGAAATGCTATTTGGTCCTCAAATGAAACCACTGCTACAAATCCAGTTCTTCAGCTTTTGGATACAGGAAACTTGATTCTCAGAGAAGCAAACAAAAATGGTGCAATTGATGGCAACTATCTATGGCAGAGCTTTGATTATCCAACAGATACTTTGTTACCGGGAATGAAGCTTGGTTGGAACTTGGACACTGGTATTGAGCTCTATATAACATCATGGAAGAGCCAAGATGACCCCTCAAGTGGTGATTTTTCTTTTAGGATGGAAAAACTTGGGCTACCAGAAATTTTTTTATGGAATAATCAAGTTAAGGTACATAGAAGTGGACCATGGAATGGAGTGAGATTCAGTGAAATACCAGTGGTTTCATCAAATGCTGTTCTTCAAGATAATATGTCTGTGGATTCACATGAAGTGTACTACATACTTTCAGCTATCAATCAGTCCAAGTTTTCAAGAAAAACTGTGAGCTGGAATGGCGAAATTCAACGTCTTGTGTGGGTGGAAAGTAGCCAAAGCTGGAAGAAGCTATGGTTTGCACCAAGTGGTGAATGTGACAAGTATGGTATCTGTGGTCCATATGGTATCTGTGACTCCAATGCTTTCCCAGTATGCAGTTGTATTCAAGGCTTCAGTGTCAAGAACCAGACAGAGTGGGATTTCAGGGATTTTTCTAATGGTTGTGTAAGAAAGACAAGATTGGATTGTGGGAGAGACAAGTTTCTGAAGCTGCAACATGTGGAACCACCAGAAACAACAAGAGTGTTTGTGAACAGAAGCATGACTCTTCAAGAATGTGAAGCTATGTGCTTGAAAAATTGCTCTTGCACTGCCTATGCTAATGTTGAGATCACAGATGGAGGAACTGGTTGTGTGATGTGGAGTGATGAACTCTTAGACACGAGGATGTTTTCTGTTGCTGGCCAAGATCTCTTTATCAGATTAGCATCTTCTGATGTAG TTGACATAAACAATGGATCTGGTGGTAGCTCAGGAAAGAACAATAATGTAGGCAAAATAGTAGGCATTACATTTGGTGCTGTTGCTAGTGTAATTTTGGGCTTGAGCTTGTTTCTTttatggaagaagagaaaattgaaaAGTATATGGCAAAGGAAAACCAATCAGAAAG GTTCCTATGAGAGACCTCAGCGCATTGAGAGAGTAATTTCAGCTAGCAGAGAACTCTCAGGTGAACGCACCATGGATGACTTAGAGTTGCCATTGTTTGATTTCACAACACTAACAATGGCCACTAACAACTTCTCTGAAGGAAATAAGCTCGGAGAAGGTGGTTTTGGAAGTGTTTACAGG GGTAGGTTGGTTGAAGGACTAGAGATTGCTGTGAAAAGGTTGTCCAAAAGCTCTGGCCAAGGAAATGAAGAATTCAAGAATGAGGTCAAGTCAATGGCAAAGCTTCAACACAGAAATCTTGTAAGATTGTTTGGTTGCTGCATTGAAAAGGAGGAGCAGATGTTGGTTTATGAATACATGGAAAACAACAGCCTTGAATCTATTTTATTTG ACAAAGACAAATGTTGTTTGCTTGACTGGCAAATGCGATTCGATATTATATGTGGAATATCTAGAGGACTTCTTTATCTTCACCAAGACTCCAGACTTAGAATTATCCACAGGGATCTCAAGGCAAGTAATATTCTGCTGGATAGAGAAATGAACCCAAAGATATCGGATTTTGGAATGGCTAGAATTTTCTGCAGCGATCAAACTCAAGCAAACACAAGGAGAGTTGTTGGAACATA TGGCTATATGTCGCCAGAATATGCAATGGACGGACTCTTCTCAGTTAAGTCTGATGTTTTCAGTTTTGGCGTTCTTGTGCTAGAGATCATAAGCGGCAAAAAGAACAAAGGATTTTATTCCTCAGAAGAGATAAATCTTCTGGGACAT GCATGGAGGTTATGGAAAGAAGGGAGGGCATTAGAACTGATAGATTCATCATTTGGTGATTCCTATTCAGAAACAGAAGTACTGAGATGCATACAAGTTGGGCTGATATGTGTGCAAGAAAGAGCAGAAGATAGACCAACAATATCTTCTGTGGTGTTGATGTTAAGTAGCGAAAATGCATCAATGCCACAGCCTAGAAACCCCGGGTTTGTCCTTGGAAAGAGTCCTGCTGAAACTGTTTCTTCTTCAGCTAATGAAGAAGAATACTCAGTGAACCAAGTCACAATAACAGTAGTAGATGGCAGGTAG